One Oenanthe melanoleuca isolate GR-GAL-2019-014 chromosome 3, OMel1.0, whole genome shotgun sequence DNA segment encodes these proteins:
- the FLVCR1 gene encoding feline leukemia virus subgroup C receptor-related protein 1, translated as MVEESGEEEAEGESAEMPAAPLQRCNGFLPGKEAAGGPGGRAGGGEQPAPAAPAAPAAPAAPEAEAMLAGGGRPEARLETRLSRRRLAVLAVFSCYSLVNAFQWIQYSILSNVFAGFYGVSFTQIDWLSMVYMVAYVPLILPATWLLDARGLRLTALLGAGLNALGAWLKCGSLAPQRYPLTLAAQAVCAVAQVFILGLPSRIASVWFGPTEVSTACAVAVLGNQLGTAIGFLLPPVLVPNTPNDIDLMAHNISIMFYGTAIVSTLLFFLTGVVFEEKPKYPPSHSQAVLQTKPPEDYSYKQSIINLFRNIPFILLLISYGIMTGAFYSVSTLLNQMIVTHYEGEEVNAGRIGLTLVVAGMVGSIICGLWLDYTKTYKQTTLIVYILSFIGLLVFTFTLDLGYLIVVFVTGGVLGFFMTGYLPLGFEFAVEITYPESEGTSSGLLNASAQIFGIVFTLVQGKLTTDYSPRAGNIFLCAWIFVGIILTALIKSDLRRHNVNSGIMNLDVKAVPVDSPVDPESTALKIQSAL; from the exons ATGGTGGAGGAGAGCGGCGAGGAGGAGGCGGAGGGGGAGAGCGCGGAGATGCCGGCGGCCCCGCTGCAGCGCTGCAATGGCTTCCTGCCCGGCAAGGAGGCggcgggcggccccggcgggcgggcgggcggcggcgagcagccggccccggcagcgccggCGGCTCCGGCAGCCCCGGCGGCCCCGGAGGCCGAGGCGATGCtggcgggcggcgggcggccgGAGGCGCGGCTGGAGACGCGTCTGTCGCGGCGGCGGCTGGCGGTGCTGGCTGTTTTCAGCTGCTACTCGCTGGTGAACGCCTTCCAGTGGATCCAGTACAGCATCCTCAGCAACGTCTTCGCCGGCTTCTACGGTGTGTCCTTCACGCAGATCGACTGGCTGTCGATGGTGTACATGGTGGCCTACGTGCCGCTGATCCTGCCGGCCACCTGGCTGCTGGACGCCCGCGGGCTGCGGCTGACGGCGCTGCTGGGCGCGGGGCTCAACGCGCTGGGCGCCTGGCTCAAGTGCGGCAGCCTGGCCCCGCAGCGCTACCCGCTCACCCTGGCCGCGCAGGCCGTGTGCGCCGTGGCCCAGGTCTTCATCCTGGGGCTGCCCTCCCGCATCGCCTCCGTCTGGTTCGGCCCCACCGAGGTCTCCACCGCCTGCGccgtggctgtgctgggcaacCAG CTTGGTACTGCAATTGGCTTTTTGTTGCCACCTGTTTTGGTCCCAAATACACCGAATGATATTGATCTTATGGCACATAACATCAGCATCATGTTCTATGGAACTGCAATAGTATCCACACTTTTGTTCTTCTTAACAGGAGTTG tgtttGAAGAAAAGCCCAAATACCCTCCCAGTCACTCTCAAGCAGTTCTGCAAACTAAACCTCCTGAGGATTACTCCTACAAGCAATCCATTATTAACTTGTTCAGAAATATTCCATTTATACTTTTGCTAATCAGTTATG GTATTATGACTGGGgcattttattctgtttccaCATTATTAAACCAGATGATAGTGACTCATTATGAG GGAGAAGAAGTGAACGCTGGGAGAATTGGCTTGACACTGGTGGTGGCAGGAATGGTGGGTTCGATTATTTGTGGTTTGTGGCTGGATTACACTAAAACATACAA GCAAACTACTTTGATTGTTTACATTCTCTCTTTCATTGGATTGCTGGTATTTACCTTCACCCTGGACCTCGGATACCTTATAGTGGTGTTCGTGACTGGAGGAGTGCTTGG GTTCTTCATGACTGGCTATCTTCCACTTGGGTTTGAATTTGCTGTGGAAATTACATATCCAGAGTCTGAAGGCACTTCCTCAGGTCTCCTTAATGCATCAGCACAG ATATTTGGAATTGTCTTTACACTTGTTCAAGGAAAGCTCACAACAGATTATAGTCCTCGTGCAGGAAACATCTTTCTTTGTGCTTGGATATTTGTGGGCATTATTTTAACAG ccttaATAAAATCAGATTTGAGAAGACACAATGTGAATTCAGGGATTATGAACTTGGACGTTAAAGCT GTACCAGTTGACAGTCCTGTAGATCCTGAAAGCACTGCTTTAAAGATTCAGTCAGCTTTATAA